The sequence AGAACAAACCGGAATCGGATTCGCGCGGAAGGGCGCCAAGCCTCAAATTCCGTCCCGCGAGGGCCGGACCGCTGCCATGGCATGGGACCATGCGATTTGCCCATGCGGAACCCGCTTGCCGCGGTGGCGCGCGAGCGGCATATTTCCAGGCAGGCCGTTCATCCCGAACGGCCGATGTTCTCAGGGCGGGGTGAAAGTCCCCACCGGCGGTAAGGGCCGAAAGGCCTAAGCCCGCGAGCGCCTTCCGCGAGGGTGATCCCGAAGGGAAGGGTCAGCAGATTCGGTGCAACTCCGAAGCCGACGGTCAAAGTCCGGATGAAAGAGAACGGTCGGTGGCAGACGCATCGCAAGATGCGGCTGTTTGTCGTTCCGTGTGCCCTGATTCTGGTCCTTAAACCGAGGAAAGCCATGAATCAGATGTTGCAAGATCCCCAAACCGCAACTGTACAAGCCGAAACTTTACAAGCCGAAACGTCCCAAGCCGAAATTGAAGTAGGCCAACCGCCGGTTCCGAAAGGACCTGCGACCGAGCACCCGCGCTTCGCAAAGCCGCAGCGGGTGGCCTTCGTGCAGGCCTGCTGGCACCGCGACGTGGTCGAAGAGGCCCGCATCGCCTTCATGAGGGAGGCCGAGGCGCGGCACCTCACCCATGTCGACGTGTTCGAGGTGCCCGGCTCGTTCGAGATTCCGCTGCACGCACAGGTCCTCGCCAAGACGCGGCGCTACACCGCCATCGTCGCGGCCGGCCTCGTCGTCGACGGCGGCATCTACCGCCACGAGTTCGTCGCCGACACCGTGATCAAGGCGCTGATGGACGTGCAGCTGCGCACCGAGGTGCCGGTGTTCTCGGCCGTGCTGACGCCGCAGCAATTCCACGAGACCGAGGTGCATTACGACTTCTTCCGCAGGCATTTTGCCATCAAGGGCGTCGAAGTCGCGGCCGCCTGTGCCGAGACATTGCTCGGCCTCGAACGCCTGCGTGGCCAGGTCGCCGCGGGAATCGTGGGGTAGGCAATGGTCGTTCCGGGGCGCGCGCAGCGCGCGCCCGGAAGCCATTGGTCGACACGGATTGCTGCAAGATGGATTCCGGGTTCGGCGCTGGCGCGCCGCCCCGGAATGACAATGCAAAACTCGTCAAGCAGCTTCGACAGCGGCTCTCGGCCGCTGTGCCGGCCGTTGTCAGCCCAACGACACACCGGCCTTCGCCCGGCTGATCCCGAGGGTCAGGATGCGGTGCAGGAGGTCGGGGTATTCGAGCCCGGCATGCTGGGCGGCCGTGGCGAATTCCTGGCTCTTCGCGATCTCGGGGTTAGGATTGGCCTCGATGAAATACGGCGTACCATCGGCGGCGAGACGGAAATCGATGCGCGCGTAGCCGTCGAGGCCAAGCGCCCGGTAGATGCGTTTCGCGGCGCGCTGGATGCGTGCGGTCACTTCGGGCGCTAGATCCTTCGCCGGCCCGTCGACGATGCCGACCTTCTCCTGATAATCGGTGTCGTGCTTGGCTTTCTCCGTGGCGATGTGCCGAGACCTGCGTCCGCCCATGCTGCCGAATTTCAGCTCCCAAACCGGCAGGACACGTAGCCGGTTATTGCCGAGCACGCCGACATAGAGCTCCCGCCCCTCGATGAACTGCTCGGCGATGGCCGCGGATTCGACCCGCTCGTGGATGAATGCGACGCGTTCGGCGAGCTTCTCGTCGGTATCGACGATCGAGGCCTGCGAGATGCCGAACGAGCCGTCCATGTTCAGGCTCTTGACGATCAGCGGCAGCGCAAGACGCGTCGGACGTTTCACCTTGCGGCGCATCGGGAAGACGGCGAAAGCCGGCGCCGCGATCCGGCGATGATGCACCAGCGTCTTCGACAGATCCTTGCCGCGCGCCAGGATCAGGCCGCGCGGGTTGCACCCAGTATAAGCGACCTTCATCAGTTCGAGATAGCTCGCGATGTGCTGGTCATAGGCGACGTTGTTGTGGAATTCTTCCAGCAACGTAAACACCACGTGCGGCTTGAACTCCTCGATCGCCTCGCGCACCGGCTTGATCTCGTCCTGGGCGCCGAGGGCGCGAACCTCGTGGCCGGCCGCGCGCAGGGTGTTCACGACATCGTATTCCGTTTTCCACGTGTTGATTTCCTGCGCGCTGTATCCGTCGCTCGAGTCCGGCGGCAGGAAGTCCGGATGCATCAGCACCAGAATACGGAGGCGTCTCATAGCGCGATCCATTTGCGCCGAGACGGGCCAAACAGCGCGTGCATCGTCTTGGCGGTCACGAGGACGATGAAATCGAGAACGAGCTTCTGTTCGGGGCCAACGGCCCGCAAATCGAGATCGCGGCAGCGGGAGATCATCTCGTCAAGCACCGCATCGAGCGTGAGCTGGTTCTCACCCGTCCAGCGCGCAACCAGTTGCCTGATCTGGGCGCGGTGCCGCCTGATCAGGCTCGAGGCCGGCGTTGACCGATGGTGCCGCGGATCGGCTGAAAACAGCCGGGAGAGGTCCCTGTCGTAGGTCTTCGGCGGCGAGAACGCATAGAACGCCTGCTTCTTCTTGTAGTGCTCTTCGAGTGTCTGGCTGAGCCGACTCAGGGGATCGACACGCTCCCGCGTCGTGATCTGCGGCCGCTTTCCCGCGATCTCGCCCATCAGCTCGTCGACATATTCGAGCTTCTTCAGCGCCGGCCAGCCGGCATATCGCGTTCGCCAGTTCGAGCGCGGCCGCAGCCACACCGCAAAGGTCTCGGCGAAATCTTCGTCCGGATGGCTCTGCGCATACCAGAGCCGAAGGTGCTGGACGTAACGCCGGCTTGCAGGATTGGGCCGGTAATAGCGCGGGTAGTGTTTCGACGACGGGCCGAACAGCTGCTGCCAACGCCGCCGCCGCTGCAACTGGTAACCGTGCTGCAAGGCGTGCCCGGCTTCGTGACGGAGGATGGCCATGCACTCGCGCCAGGTTCCGCCCTCGACGTCGAACATCATCTTCTTCTCGAGCTTCATCAGGCGCGGATGGGCGAGGTAGAAGGGGATGGCGATCCCGGGCACGTCGCCCGGACTGAACCATTCGCTCGAAATCCATGTGTGCGGCCGCAGCCGGATGCCACGCTCTTCGAGCTCCTCGTAGAGCGTGCCGACGCAGTCCTCCAGCCAGGTGCCTTCGACCGTTACCCTCAGGCTGCGGAGACGTTGCTTGAGCAACGCATCATCCGACAGCTTTTCCCAAGCAAATTTCCGGCGTGGCATCAGGCGTCCAGAGGGGCAGGGATGACTCGGTATCTGGATGATGTCATGGGCCGGCGCCGGCAACAACCCGCGGGGGCTATGAGGGGCCGTGGCGTAGGGGAGGTCGTCGTCACTCCGGGGCGGGCGTCGCACGCGCCCGACCCAGCGATCTACGCGGATTGCTGAAAGATGGATTCCGGGTTCGGCGCTGGGCGCCGTCCCGGAACGACGGTCTCAGTCGAACAGGCTCGACACCGACTCTTCCGCCGCCGTGCGCGCGATCGCGTCGGAGATCAGGCTGGCGATCGGAAGCGTGCGGATGTTCGGTGCCTTGGTCACCGCCTCGGTCGGCAGGATCGAGTCGGTGATCACGAGCTCCTTCAGCTTGGAGCCGGAGATGCGTGCGGCCGCGCCGCCGGAGAGCACGCCGTGGGTGATGTAGGCGTAGACGTCCTTGGCGCCCTTGGCGAGCAGCGCGTCGGCCGCATTCACCAGCGTGCCGCCGGAATCGACGATGTCGTCGACCAGGATGCAGCTGTAGCCGGAGACGTCGCCGATCACGTTCATGACTTCGGATTCACCGGGACGCTCGCGGCGCTTGTCGACGATCGCGAGTGGGGTGTTGATGCGCTTGGCGAGGCCGCGGGCGCGGGCCACGCCGCCGACGTCGGGCGAGACCACCATCACCTTGCCGAGGTCGAAACGTTCGCGGATGTCGCGCACCATCAGGGGGGCGGCGAACAAATTGTCGGTCGGGATGTCGAAGAAGCCCTGAATCTGGCCGGCATGCAGGTCGAGCGTCATGACGCGGTCGACGCCGGCATGGCTGATCAGATTGGCGACGAGCTTGGCCGAGATCGGCGTGCGCGAGCCGGAGCGGCGGTCCTGCCTGGCATAGCCGAAATAGGGGATCACTGCGGTGATGCGGCGCGCCGAGGAGCGGCGCAGCGCGTCGGTGATGATCAAGAGCTCCATCAGATTGTCGTTCGCCGGAAACGACGTCGACTGGATGATGAAGGCATCCGAGCCGCGGATGTTCTCCTGGACCTCGACGAAGATCTCCATGTCGGCGAAGCGCCGGACCACCGCTTTGGTCAGCGGCATGTTGAGGCCCTGCGCGATGGCTTGGGCCAGAGCCGGATTGGAGTTGCCGGCGACGAGCTTGATGGAGCCGTTTTTGGCCGACATGGACGCTTCCTCCCGCGCTTTGCTGGATACGACGTTCAACATCAGAAAATACCCACTGGCAGCACGGTTACGACGGGCGAGGAAATATCAGGCGAGAGGCCGCAATGGCAACCCGGGATGCTACGTTTTCCCTTCGAAAATCCTGAGTCGGGCCAACGGTTTGGCCGCGACTTGAGGCCGTGGTTTAGCGGTGGTTATTGCGCGGCATAGCCAAGCGCCGAGGCCGGCATGTCCGGCACAGGTGTCTCCTTGATCACGCTTGCCACCGCCGGTCCGCGCAGGTTCGGCGCTGCGCCGGGAGCATCCGGCGTCCCGTTGATCATGTTGGAAAGTCCGCTGAATCCGGCCTGGGCGATCTTGCGCAAGACGAGGTCGTCGGCAGCGCCCCAGGCGTCGCGGCCGGCCTTCGCGGAGGTGGGTTCCTCGCCGGACAGGCGCAGCGCCCGCTGCTGGTTGGCGTCGTAGACGTCCCAGACCCAGGCGATCACGGTCTTGCCACGGACGATTTGGGCGGAGAGGTAGCTGCGCACGCGGTAGGCGGCGGAGCCCTCGCGGGAGACCACGGACAGGCTGCGCAGCTTGGATTCGCTGTCGAGCACGCCGACCATGCGGTCGAATACCTGCGGCGGCGGCCCGTCGATGGATTCGAACGCCACGGTGGCGCCGCTGCTGCCGCTCGGCGCCATCGCATAGGAGTTGGCGGCACCACTGCCGCCTCCCGCGCAGCCGCCAAGCGCGGTCGCCGCTGCCAGCAGCATGACCGCCAGCACGCGCGAACCTGCACGGCCCAAGATGAACGACGCGTCCCTCATTATGGAGGGCAGCGATATCGTTAAAATCGATTAAGGTCTAGGGCGGCGGCGACACAACGCACGGTCCTGCCGCCCCGGAATGACACGGGGTTGCCCGTGTGTTCACGCTTCGACCGCGCAGCCTTCAAGGCGACGGTGCGTGTCCCGGACGCGCTGTGGCGCGCAGTGCCGCTGCGCTGAGCCGGACCCAGATGGCCGCCGAGATCGAGATTGAAGAGACATGGGCCCCGGCTCAACGGCGCATCACTTGCGTGCTCGCCGCGTCCGGGGCACGAGATCTCACGCTTCGAGTGCGATCGCGTGAATGTGGCGGCCGTAATCCGGCTCCTTGCGATGCACCGAGCGGCGATAGCTGAAGAAGCGTTCGTCCGCATAAGTATCGAGGCCGAGATCGTCGATCATCAGGATGCCGGCGGCTTCGAGCCGCTTGCGGATGAAGCCGGCGAGATCGAACATCGCATGGCCCTCGCGCACCGACGGGATGAAGAACACGGCATTCTCCGCATCCGCTTCGATGAAGCGCGTGACGAACTCGTTGCCGACCTCGTAGCTCTCCTGCCGGATCAGCGGGCCGATCGCGGCGATGATGCCGCCGCGGGTGGCACCGAGTTTCTCCATCGCGGCGATCGTTGCTTCGAGCACGCCGCTCAGCGCGCCCTTCCAGCCGGCATGCGCGCCGCCGATCACGCCCGCATTGGGATCGACGAACAGCACCGGTCCGCAATCGGCGGTGGAAACGCCGAGAGCGATGCCGGGTGTCCTTGTCACGAGCGCATCGCCCTTTGGCCGCGGCCCGCTCGGCCAGGGAGTTTCGGCGACGCGCACGTCGGGCGAATGGATTTGGTGCAGGCTGAGGAAGCGCTCCGGCGCGACGCCGACATGCTCGGCCATGCGGCGGCGATTCTCCGCGACGAGAGCCTGGTCGTCGTTGGAGCCGAGCCCGCCGTTGAGCGCCGAATAGATGCCGCTGGAGACACCGCCCTCGCGGGTGAAGAAGGCATGGCGCAGGCCGGGCACCGCCGACAGCAGCGAGGAAGTGAGGGTCATCATTGGCCTCCGGCCTGTTCGAGATCGCTGAGGCCGGCGAGACCCGTCAGCTGCGGCTCGGAGATGCCGATCACCTTGAACATCGAGCCCATGCCGCTGCGCCCGGTATCGGTCAGGCGCTTGAGCGCCACTGAGATGTCGGTGGCGACTTCAGGCGTCGCCTTCTGCATCAAGGCCGCCGCGCGGGTGTCGATGCCGACACGCTTGAGGAAGTCGCCTTGCGTCACCGGACCGTGCACACGTGCGCCGACATCCTCCGCCGCACGCGCCAGCGCCTGAAAATCGACATGAGCAGTGACGTCGGCCTGACCCGGTGCCTTGAGCGGATCGGTGAAAGTGTGGCGCGCGATCGCCTGGAAGGTGTCGCCGGCATCGCTGCGCAGATGGCCGTAGTCAATGATCAGCGCTGCGCCATCCTGGTCACGCACGCGCGTTGCAAGCTTCATGATCTCGCCGTCGGGCCGCCATTCGAACACGGCGCCGATCGGGGCGGCGCGCACCAAGGGCGGCAGCAGCACGTCGAAGCGCGGCGTCGGCTCGGGCGCCGTGCCGAACTGAAGCTTGCCGTTGGGATCGATCTCGATCACGCGCTCGTGCCAGCCGTCCTCGAGTCGAACCATCTGGTGGATCGGCAGCACGTCGAAATATTCGTTGGCGAGGATGATGCTCGGTCCTTCCGGCACCTCGTCGATGCTGTCGTGCCAGGCGATGTTGCGCACGTTCGCCAGCGTCGCGCTCTGCCGCTCGCGCAGCACCGGGTTGACCTCCACCAAGTGGATGTGAAGCGCCTGATAGAGTGGCGGCAGCACGCGCAAGGCGCGCAGCGCATCGGCCATCATGGTGCCGCGGCCGGGACCGAGCTCGATCAGCCGCAGGAATTGCGGCGAGCCCATCTGCTTCCACACCGAGGCGGTCCACAACCCCAGGAGCTCGCCGAACATCTGGCTGACCTCGGGCGCGGTGGTGAAGTCGCCCTCGCGCCCGAGCGGATCGCGCGAGACGTAATAGCCGTAGCGCGGATGCATCAGGCACAGTTCCATGTACCGCCAGACCGGCATCGGGCCTGAGGATTTGATCAGCGCCTTGATCTCGTTGAGTAGCGGCTGGTCGGACACGGTCTATCTTCTCGAGATGAAATTAACTGACGGCCTCGATTGGCTTCGGCGCACCGCGCCTGACAGCCCATACAATAAGTATGAGGCCTACGATAAGCATCGGGATCGACAACAGCATGCCCATGGTTAATCCGCCCCAGAGGAATCCGAGCTGCGCGTCCGGCTCGCGGAAATGCTCGCCGGCGATGCGGGCCAGGCCATAGACCAGGATGAAGGCGCCGAGGATCATGCCGGGCCGCTTCAAGGCACCGAAGCGGATCATGACCGCGAGCACGGTGAAGAGGAGGAGGCCCTCCATGCCGGCCTGGTAAAGCTGGCTCGGATGGCGCGGCAAATGTGTGGGGTCGTTGGGAAAGATCATCGCCCAGGGCAGGCTCGCATCGGTGGCGCGGCCCCACAATTCGCCATTGATGAAATTGGCGATCCGGCCGAGCAGCAGCCCGATCGGCGCGACCGCGGTGGTGATGTCGCCCAGCGACAGGATCGAGATGCCGTTGCGATAGGCAAACCACATCACCGCGACGACACAGCCTAGGAAGCCGCCGTGGAACGACATGCCGCCCTCCCACAATTTGAACATCGCGGCGGGATGCTCGACGAAGAAGGGCAGGTTGTAGAACAGCACATAGCCGGTGCGGCCGCCCAGGATGATGCCGAGCGTGACCCAGAGGATGAAGTCGTCGATCTGCACCAGCGACATCGGCGCGGGGCCGCCCCAGAGGCGCTCCTTCTTCAGCAGCGAGCGCGCATAGAGCCAGCCGAACACGATGCCGCAGATATAGGCCAGCGCGTACCAGCGGATCGCGAAAGGACCGATCTCGAGCGCGATGGGCTTGAAGGCAGGAAAGTCGATGAGAAGAAAGGGCATCGCGCCTTCTATGTCTGAACCAGATTGCGGCGCGAGATTTCGGCGATTGCGCGCCAGCCGACGCCTTGTGATTCCTCTTATGCAGGGACGTTGAATACGATTGCAAGGAAACCGGGGCATGACAAGGATACCGCCGCTTCGCTCTTGAACCGCCCGATGCGGATTGCCATTGTCTTTTCGAGCGTTCGCGCAAAGTTTATCCGAAGCCCGCCAGGAGACCGAAATGACCCAGACCAACAACCGGTTTTTCGACGAGATCGGCCGCCTGATGAACGATGCCGCCGGCGCCGCCCAGGGCGTCAAGCGCGAGTTCGACACGGTGATGCGCACCCAGGCGGAAAAATTCCTGCGCGACATGGATCTGGTTAAGCGCGAGGAGTTCGAGGCGGTCAAGGACATGGCCCGCCTCGCCCGCGAGGAGAATGAAACCCTGAAGGCGCGGATCGCCGCGCTGGAGGCGAAGCTCGGCGGCGCGCCGACGCCCTGACATAAGGGCGCGTGGTCTCGCCAACTCGTCATAGTCGGGCGTGCCCCGGCCATCCATCCCCTTCGAAAGGTGCCGTTCTGCCTGATGGATGCCCCGGCCTTCGCCTCGCCGAAGCGGCTTCGGCCGCGCAGGCGGGTCAAGCCCAGGCATGACAGGGGCCCATTCTCCTTGTCATTTCCGCATCTTCCGGGTAAAAGCCCGCCACGTCTGCGGCCCCCGCACCCCTGGAGGCTTGCTGCGGATGATGCCATGGGCCGCGCTGCGGCCCATTAACTTTTGCAAAAACAAGGACTTAACGACATGGCGACGACCGTCAAGGAATTGAAGGCGACCGCGCGTCCGAAGAGCGGCAAGGGGGCCGCCCGGGCTGAGCGTCGCGCCGGCAGAGTGCCCGGAGTGATCTACGGCAACAACCAGCCCCCCGTCACGATCTCGATTGAGGATCGTGAGCTGCGCCAGCGCATCCTCGCCGGCCGGTTCCTGACCACGCTGGTCGACATCGAGCTCGAGGGCAAGAAGCACCGCGTGATCCCGCGCGACTATCACCTCGATCCGGTCAAGGACTTCCCAATCCATGTCGACTTCATGCGGCTCGGCGAAGGCGCCACCATCCGCATCAGCGTGCCCCTGCACGTGGTGAAGGCGGAAACGTCCCCGGGCGTGAAGCGCGGCGGCACCGTCAACATCGTCGCCCACGCCATCGAGCTCGAATGCGGTGTCGAGAGCATCCCGCAATACATCGAGGCCGACGTCGGTTCGCTGGAAATCGGCCACTCGCTGCATCTGGCGGACGTCAAGCTGCCGGCCGGCGTGAAGGCGCTGACCCGCGAGGACGCGACCCTCGTCACCATCGTGCCGCCCTCAGGCTACGCCGAAGAGCAGAAGGCCGCAGCTGCGGCGGCTGCTGGTGGCGCGGCTCCGGCTGCGGGTGCTGCAGCTCCTGCTGCGGCGGCTCCGGCTGCG comes from Bradyrhizobium sp. CCGE-LA001 and encodes:
- a CDS encoding putative zinc-binding metallopeptidase — its product is MPRRKFAWEKLSDDALLKQRLRSLRVTVEGTWLEDCVGTLYEELEERGIRLRPHTWISSEWFSPGDVPGIAIPFYLAHPRLMKLEKKMMFDVEGGTWRECMAILRHEAGHALQHGYQLQRRRRWQQLFGPSSKHYPRYYRPNPASRRYVQHLRLWYAQSHPDEDFAETFAVWLRPRSNWRTRYAGWPALKKLEYVDELMGEIAGKRPQITTRERVDPLSRLSQTLEEHYKKKQAFYAFSPPKTYDRDLSRLFSADPRHHRSTPASSLIRRHRAQIRQLVARWTGENQLTLDAVLDEMISRCRDLDLRAVGPEQKLVLDFIVLVTAKTMHALFGPSRRKWIAL
- a CDS encoding 6,7-dimethyl-8-ribityllumazine synthase → MNQMLQDPQTATVQAETLQAETSQAEIEVGQPPVPKGPATEHPRFAKPQRVAFVQACWHRDVVEEARIAFMREAEARHLTHVDVFEVPGSFEIPLHAQVLAKTRRYTAIVAAGLVVDGGIYRHEFVADTVIKALMDVQLRTEVPVFSAVLTPQQFHETEVHYDFFRRHFAIKGVEVAAACAETLLGLERLRGQVAAGIVG
- a CDS encoding 50S ribosomal protein L25/general stress protein Ctc, with translation MATTVKELKATARPKSGKGAARAERRAGRVPGVIYGNNQPPVTISIEDRELRQRILAGRFLTTLVDIELEGKKHRVIPRDYHLDPVKDFPIHVDFMRLGEGATIRISVPLHVVKAETSPGVKRGGTVNIVAHAIELECGVESIPQYIEADVGSLEIGHSLHLADVKLPAGVKALTREDATLVTIVPPSGYAEEQKAAAAAAAGGAAPAAGAAAPAAAAPAAGAAAPAAAAKAPAGDKKK
- the pgeF gene encoding peptidoglycan editing factor PgeF, producing the protein MTLTSSLLSAVPGLRHAFFTREGGVSSGIYSALNGGLGSNDDQALVAENRRRMAEHVGVAPERFLSLHQIHSPDVRVAETPWPSGPRPKGDALVTRTPGIALGVSTADCGPVLFVDPNAGVIGGAHAGWKGALSGVLEATIAAMEKLGATRGGIIAAIGPLIRQESYEVGNEFVTRFIEADAENAVFFIPSVREGHAMFDLAGFIRKRLEAAGILMIDDLGLDTYADERFFSYRRSVHRKEPDYGRHIHAIALEA
- a CDS encoding class I SAM-dependent methyltransferase, with product MSDQPLLNEIKALIKSSGPMPVWRYMELCLMHPRYGYYVSRDPLGREGDFTTAPEVSQMFGELLGLWTASVWKQMGSPQFLRLIELGPGRGTMMADALRALRVLPPLYQALHIHLVEVNPVLRERQSATLANVRNIAWHDSIDEVPEGPSIILANEYFDVLPIHQMVRLEDGWHERVIEIDPNGKLQFGTAPEPTPRFDVLLPPLVRAAPIGAVFEWRPDGEIMKLATRVRDQDGAALIIDYGHLRSDAGDTFQAIARHTFTDPLKAPGQADVTAHVDFQALARAAEDVGARVHGPVTQGDFLKRVGIDTRAAALMQKATPEVATDISVALKRLTDTGRSGMGSMFKVIGISEPQLTGLAGLSDLEQAGGQ
- a CDS encoding accessory factor UbiK family protein, producing the protein MTQTNNRFFDEIGRLMNDAAGAAQGVKREFDTVMRTQAEKFLRDMDLVKREEFEAVKDMARLAREENETLKARIAALEAKLGGAPTP
- a CDS encoding ribose-phosphate pyrophosphokinase: MSAKNGSIKLVAGNSNPALAQAIAQGLNMPLTKAVVRRFADMEIFVEVQENIRGSDAFIIQSTSFPANDNLMELLIITDALRRSSARRITAVIPYFGYARQDRRSGSRTPISAKLVANLISHAGVDRVMTLDLHAGQIQGFFDIPTDNLFAAPLMVRDIRERFDLGKVMVVSPDVGGVARARGLAKRINTPLAIVDKRRERPGESEVMNVIGDVSGYSCILVDDIVDSGGTLVNAADALLAKGAKDVYAYITHGVLSGGAAARISGSKLKELVITDSILPTEAVTKAPNIRTLPIASLISDAIARTAAEESVSSLFD
- a CDS encoding D-alanine--D-alanine ligase family protein, which translates into the protein MRRLRILVLMHPDFLPPDSSDGYSAQEINTWKTEYDVVNTLRAAGHEVRALGAQDEIKPVREAIEEFKPHVVFTLLEEFHNNVAYDQHIASYLELMKVAYTGCNPRGLILARGKDLSKTLVHHRRIAAPAFAVFPMRRKVKRPTRLALPLIVKSLNMDGSFGISQASIVDTDEKLAERVAFIHERVESAAIAEQFIEGRELYVGVLGNNRLRVLPVWELKFGSMGGRRSRHIATEKAKHDTDYQEKVGIVDGPAKDLAPEVTARIQRAAKRIYRALGLDGYARIDFRLAADGTPYFIEANPNPEIAKSQEFATAAQHAGLEYPDLLHRILTLGISRAKAGVSLG
- the lgt gene encoding prolipoprotein diacylglyceryl transferase, which translates into the protein MPFLLIDFPAFKPIALEIGPFAIRWYALAYICGIVFGWLYARSLLKKERLWGGPAPMSLVQIDDFILWVTLGIILGGRTGYVLFYNLPFFVEHPAAMFKLWEGGMSFHGGFLGCVVAVMWFAYRNGISILSLGDITTAVAPIGLLLGRIANFINGELWGRATDASLPWAMIFPNDPTHLPRHPSQLYQAGMEGLLLFTVLAVMIRFGALKRPGMILGAFILVYGLARIAGEHFREPDAQLGFLWGGLTMGMLLSIPMLIVGLILIVWAVRRGAPKPIEAVS